From Dehalococcoidia bacterium, one genomic window encodes:
- a CDS encoding alpha/beta hydrolase, giving the protein MATFLLIHGANLGGWCWRLITPSLRFAGHEVYAPSLTGCGDRSHLLSPQIGLDTWVEDVASLMWHEDIDNLVLVGHSNAGVVALGAANRMPERVAHIVAIDSVLPAAGQSIWDALAPDAREWMQRNLDLIGETWKSPPAPLEGWVEMARAEGWNEVIGRWAGQRAGWSPLKPLKDALTLKPSEAFDKLPKTFVRCVRAHAPGSDLSAAAREAGWDVVELAAGHLPMLGAPRELTDLLLQIAAPYGA; this is encoded by the coding sequence GTGGCGACCTTCCTTCTCATTCACGGTGCGAACCTCGGCGGCTGGTGCTGGCGTCTCATAACGCCGTCGCTGCGCTTCGCCGGCCACGAGGTCTACGCTCCCAGCCTCACCGGCTGCGGCGACCGCTCGCACCTCCTGTCGCCGCAGATCGGGCTCGACACATGGGTGGAGGATGTCGCCAGCCTCATGTGGCACGAGGACATCGACAACCTGGTCCTCGTGGGCCACAGCAATGCGGGTGTGGTTGCCCTAGGTGCGGCCAATCGAATGCCGGAGCGGGTAGCGCACATAGTCGCCATCGATTCGGTCCTACCAGCGGCAGGCCAGTCGATCTGGGATGCCCTCGCGCCGGATGCCCGCGAGTGGATGCAGCGCAACCTCGACCTGATCGGCGAGACGTGGAAGTCGCCGCCGGCGCCGCTTGAGGGGTGGGTGGAGATGGCCCGCGCCGAGGGCTGGAACGAGGTGATCGGGCGCTGGGCGGGCCAGCGCGCGGGCTGGAGCCCGCTGAAGCCGCTGAAGGACGCGCTCACACTCAAGCCCAGCGAAGCCTTCGACAAGCTGCCGAAGACGTTCGTGCGCTGCGTCCGGGCGCACGCCCCCGGCTCAGACCTGTCCGCCGCGGCCCGGGAAGCCGGCTGGGACGTCGTCGAGCTGGCCGCCGGACACCTGCCTATGCTTGGCGCGCCGCGCGAGCTCACGGACCTCCTGCTGCAGATAGCGGCGCCCTACGGCGCCTGA
- a CDS encoding Gfo/Idh/MocA family oxidoreductase, producing the protein MTEKIRVGFIGAGGNTRLRHIPGLKSQPDVELAWVCNRSLESGQRVAAEFGIEKVTTDPEDIFTDPSVNAVCIGTWPYMHKEYTVRALGAGKHVLCEARMAMNAEEAREMLAASRARPDLVAQLVPAPFDFRCGPTISKLIREGYVGQPTDVVITVLNGQGLDPARMLQWRHRYDYSGHNTMMLGIYNEVVQRWLGDTTRVTAQARVFIDRRRDPETGKEVEVLIPDSITVAAGMRIGARATYVFSAVAPVAQRSGITVYGTEGVIVWEGGDRMQVAKAGGQLEPREPEPELAGSWRVEQDFVESIREGKPVRLTNFEDGVRYMEFTDAVWQSWHEGRAVDVKPL; encoded by the coding sequence ATGACCGAGAAGATACGGGTAGGGTTCATCGGTGCGGGGGGGAACACCCGCCTCCGCCACATCCCGGGCCTCAAGTCACAGCCGGACGTCGAGCTGGCCTGGGTGTGCAACCGCTCGCTCGAGAGTGGCCAGAGAGTGGCGGCGGAGTTCGGCATCGAGAAGGTGACAACGGACCCGGAGGACATCTTCACCGACCCGAGCGTCAACGCCGTGTGCATCGGCACCTGGCCCTACATGCACAAGGAGTACACGGTCCGCGCCCTGGGCGCCGGAAAGCACGTGTTGTGCGAGGCGCGCATGGCGATGAATGCGGAGGAGGCCCGCGAGATGCTCGCCGCCTCGCGAGCACGGCCTGACCTCGTCGCCCAACTCGTGCCTGCCCCCTTCGACTTCCGCTGCGGGCCCACGATCTCGAAACTGATCCGCGAGGGCTACGTCGGCCAGCCTACGGATGTCGTCATCACGGTCCTGAACGGCCAGGGCCTGGACCCCGCGCGTATGCTTCAGTGGCGGCACCGCTACGACTACTCCGGCCACAACACGATGATGCTCGGCATCTATAACGAGGTCGTCCAGCGCTGGCTCGGAGACACCACCCGGGTCACAGCCCAGGCCCGCGTGTTCATCGACCGCCGACGCGACCCCGAGACGGGGAAGGAGGTCGAGGTCCTGATACCGGACAGCATCACGGTAGCCGCGGGCATGCGCATCGGCGCGCGCGCGACTTACGTCTTCAGCGCGGTCGCGCCAGTGGCCCAGCGCAGCGGCATCACCGTGTACGGGACCGAGGGTGTCATCGTCTGGGAGGGTGGCGACCGCATGCAGGTTGCGAAGGCCGGTGGCCAGCTCGAGCCGCGCGAACCGGAGCCCGAGCTCGCAGGCTCCTGGCGTGTCGAACAGGACTTCGTCGAGTCTATCCGGGAGGGCAAGCCCGTGAGGCTCACGAACTTCGAGGACGGCGTACGCTACATGGAGTTCACGGACGCAGTCTGGCAGTCCTGGCACGAGGGGCGCGCCGTCGATGTGAAGCCGCT
- the tcuA gene encoding FAD-dependent tricarballylate dehydrogenase TcuA, protein MAMEPVDVLVVGTGNAAMSAAVAARNEGASVLMVEKGPREAVGGNSFFAGGGFRFAYDGIDDIRKLIDLSEAELRAVDVGSYPASKYHDDIMRVTEGLADPDLAGRLVGQSFPTMVWMREQGMRWALMTGRQAFKVGEVYRFWGGLTVEAVGGGPGLIDHWLRIAEAKGVQIRYEAGAHALLTGEDGAVRGVRIRTPSGFEDAPARAVVLACGGFEANPEMRTRYLGQGWELAKVRGTRYNTGDGIRMALDIGAQAYGHWSGCHAVAWDAGAPPFGNRVVGDLYQKHSYPLGIIVNAEAQRFVDEGADFRNYTYAKYGREILRQPRQLAFQIFDDKTRAMLRDEYRIARVTMAEAATIEELAEGLGLDPVALKSTVDRYNAACQPGHFDPTVLDGKRTEGITPPKSNWALPIDTPPFVGYAVTCGITFTFGGLRIEPSTGQVLDDTDRPIRGLYAAGELVGGLFWHNYPGGAGLMAGAVFGRTAGAAAARSISG, encoded by the coding sequence ATGGCGATGGAACCTGTGGACGTGCTCGTGGTCGGGACCGGGAATGCCGCGATGTCGGCGGCAGTGGCGGCGCGCAACGAGGGCGCGTCGGTCCTCATGGTCGAAAAAGGGCCGCGTGAGGCGGTCGGCGGCAACAGCTTCTTCGCCGGCGGCGGCTTCCGCTTCGCATACGACGGCATCGACGACATCAGGAAGCTCATCGACCTGTCGGAGGCCGAGCTGCGGGCGGTCGATGTAGGCTCCTACCCGGCCTCGAAGTACCACGACGACATCATGCGAGTCACGGAGGGACTGGCGGACCCGGACCTGGCGGGACGGCTGGTGGGCCAGAGCTTTCCCACCATGGTGTGGATGCGGGAGCAGGGGATGCGCTGGGCCCTCATGACGGGCCGGCAGGCGTTCAAGGTGGGAGAGGTCTATCGCTTCTGGGGCGGCCTCACCGTCGAGGCTGTGGGTGGCGGCCCAGGCTTGATCGACCACTGGTTGCGCATCGCCGAGGCGAAGGGCGTCCAGATCCGGTACGAAGCCGGCGCCCACGCGCTCCTGACCGGCGAGGACGGGGCCGTGCGCGGGGTCAGGATACGCACGCCCTCGGGCTTCGAGGACGCGCCCGCGCGCGCGGTCGTCCTCGCCTGCGGCGGCTTCGAGGCGAACCCGGAGATGCGCACCCGGTACCTGGGCCAGGGCTGGGAGTTGGCGAAGGTGAGGGGCACCCGTTACAACACCGGCGATGGCATCCGCATGGCCCTCGATATCGGCGCCCAGGCCTACGGGCACTGGAGCGGCTGTCACGCCGTGGCCTGGGATGCGGGAGCGCCGCCCTTCGGCAACCGCGTGGTCGGCGACCTCTACCAGAAACACTCGTACCCCCTCGGCATCATCGTCAACGCTGAGGCGCAGCGCTTCGTCGACGAGGGCGCAGATTTCCGGAATTACACCTACGCCAAGTACGGGCGGGAGATCCTGCGGCAGCCCCGGCAGCTTGCTTTTCAGATTTTCGACGACAAGACGCGCGCGATGCTGCGCGACGAGTACCGCATTGCCCGCGTGACCATGGCGGAAGCGGCGACGATCGAGGAGCTCGCGGAAGGGCTGGGCCTGGACCCGGTGGCCCTCAAGAGCACGGTCGACCGCTACAACGCCGCCTGCCAGCCGGGCCACTTCGACCCGACGGTGCTCGATGGGAAGCGCACGGAGGGCATCACGCCGCCGAAGTCGAACTGGGCCTTGCCGATCGACACGCCGCCGTTCGTGGGCTACGCAGTGACCTGCGGCATCACTTTCACCTTCGGCGGCCTCAGGATCGAGCCCTCGACGGGGCAGGTGCTGGACGACACGGACCGGCCGATCCGGGGCCTGTACGCGGCCGGAGAGCTGGTCGGTGGTCTGTTCTGGCACAACTACCCCGGCGGCGCCGGCCTCATGGCCGGGGCCGTGTTCGGCCGCACCGCCGGGGCGGCAGCAGCGCGCTCGATCTCCGGCTGA